One Bacteroidales bacterium DNA segment encodes these proteins:
- the ychF gene encoding redox-regulated ATPase YchF encodes MALQCGIVGLPNVGKSTLFNCLSNAKAQAANFPFCTIEPNVGVITVPDERLTKLAEIDQPPKVIPTTVEIVDIAGLVKGASKNEGLGNKFLANIRETDAILHVIRCFDDDNVTHVDGSVDPVRDKQIIDMELQIKDLETVEARMGKVQKQAQTGGDKMAKRMFEILQQYHTALQQGKSARTVHLDNKDDRRMAREFFLLTDKPVLYVCNVDEASVKGGNKYVAMVAEAIKDENAAMLVIAAKTEAEIAELDTYEERQMFLEEMGLEESGVSRLIKSAYALLGLETYFTTGKDETRAWTYTKGTKAPQAAGIIHTDFEKGFIRAEVIKYEDYIHYGSEAACREAGKIAVEGKEYVVQDGDIMHFRFNV; translated from the coding sequence ATGGCTCTTCAATGTGGTATCGTTGGACTTCCCAATGTAGGTAAGTCTACTCTTTTTAACTGCCTGTCCAATGCCAAGGCACAGGCTGCTAATTTCCCGTTTTGTACAATCGAACCGAATGTAGGTGTAATTACAGTTCCTGACGAGCGTTTGACTAAATTGGCCGAAATAGATCAACCGCCCAAGGTAATTCCGACAACGGTAGAAATTGTTGATATTGCTGGTTTAGTTAAAGGCGCCAGTAAAAATGAAGGTCTGGGAAATAAGTTTCTGGCAAACATCCGGGAAACGGATGCTATTTTACATGTAATACGTTGTTTTGATGATGATAATGTAACTCACGTAGATGGCTCGGTCGATCCTGTACGTGATAAACAGATCATTGACATGGAGCTGCAGATAAAAGATCTGGAAACGGTTGAAGCACGCATGGGAAAAGTACAGAAACAGGCACAGACCGGTGGAGATAAAATGGCCAAACGTATGTTCGAAATTCTTCAGCAATACCATACTGCTTTACAGCAGGGGAAATCGGCACGTACTGTACATCTCGACAATAAAGATGATCGCAGGATGGCCAGGGAATTTTTCCTTTTGACAGATAAACCGGTATTGTATGTTTGTAATGTCGATGAGGCTTCTGTTAAAGGAGGAAACAAATATGTAGCTATGGTGGCCGAAGCCATTAAGGATGAAAATGCGGCGATGCTGGTAATTGCTGCTAAAACAGAAGCGGAAATAGCCGAACTGGATACTTATGAAGAACGTCAGATGTTTCTTGAAGAAATGGGCCTGGAAGAATCCGGTGTTTCCCGTTTGATCAAATCGGCATATGCTTTATTGGGTCTGGAAACTTATTTTACTACCGGAAAAGATGAAACCCGTGCGTGGACATATACAAAAGGGACTAAGGCTCCACAGGCTGCCGGTATTATCCATACCGATTTCGAAAAAGGGTTTATCCGTGCCGAAGTTATTAAATACGAGGATTATATTCATTACGGATCTGAGGCAGCCTGCCGTGAAGCAGGTAAAATAGCTGTGGAAGGCAAAGAATATGTAGTGCAGGATGGTGACATCATGCATTTCAGGTTTAATGTTTAG
- a CDS encoding M48 family metalloprotease, with translation MKKRFFTLLVLSAMFALTVPVQAQLKSLNKAVKKATTSAEETVKKTADDVSTSAKETAKNTVDAAEEAARDMAADKVSVKIVEWLDKNNKVLPDDNDYCKRLTSLVNNKYTSVDGLSLNYKVYENDEANILACANGSIRIYSGMMDFLTDEQLLGIVSVQIGHIKNKDVREALVKVASEDNASNAVSAQLDKILSFSGEKMGTFVNELIQVPYSAEQNTAADAFAYNLLKQNDADVKGLLTALEKFAEVEAAEDNEESVALKYITVNSSNAERIKTVAVE, from the coding sequence ATGAAAAAAAGATTCTTTACTCTTTTAGTGTTGTCTGCAATGTTTGCTTTAACTGTACCTGTACAAGCACAGTTGAAGTCATTGAATAAAGCGGTGAAAAAAGCGACGACCAGTGCAGAAGAAACGGTGAAGAAAACAGCTGATGATGTATCAACAAGTGCGAAAGAAACTGCAAAAAATACGGTTGATGCAGCAGAAGAAGCTGCCCGTGACATGGCCGCAGACAAGGTGTCGGTAAAAATTGTCGAGTGGCTGGATAAGAATAACAAAGTACTTCCCGATGATAATGACTATTGCAAAAGATTGACATCGTTGGTCAATAATAAATATACATCTGTAGACGGTTTATCCCTCAATTATAAAGTATATGAAAATGATGAAGCAAATATCCTTGCCTGCGCAAATGGAAGCATTCGCATATACTCCGGGATGATGGACTTTCTGACAGATGAACAGTTACTGGGTATTGTCTCAGTACAAATAGGGCATATCAAAAATAAAGACGTCCGTGAAGCTTTAGTAAAAGTTGCTTCTGAAGATAATGCTTCAAACGCCGTATCTGCTCAATTGGATAAAATTCTTTCCTTTTCAGGTGAAAAGATGGGCACTTTTGTGAATGAATTAATTCAAGTACCTTATTCTGCTGAACAAAACACAGCCGCTGATGCTTTTGCCTATAATCTTTTGAAGCAAAATGACGCTGATGTCAAAGGATTGTTAACCGCATTGGAAAAATTTGCAGAAGTAGAAGCTGCTGAAGATAATGAAGAAAGTGTTGCTTTAAAATATATTACTGTAAATTCAAGCAATGCTGAACGGATTAAAACTGTCGCCGTAGAGTGA
- a CDS encoding nucleotidyltransferase family protein, which produces MKSVNQKNSINQYLVDPEYRFLFQCCRAVFSCEEVSYPKDIQQDRFLKILRYHKLVPQLYPLLKQCKELPDTLLREVQNLLEEHQQKILKLSGELVLLARLFARHQISWLCVKGPALSVQLYHDVAMRQSSDLDILVNEEDLDQVRQLLKEAGYRTSFDERSLNRKQYRYILDHASDQSFIHSEKNIHIELHWRLTYGKKVLPSNKDFFTGTTHVSIAGQAIPTIGDTMHALYLCRHGSVHIWFRLFWLWDVAYALRNMSDSEIKNLSELAQKYKMNKILAQSVYLAEQVFGINISSLHAQLAYPRSLVDTALQQIILKNRRSDKLTDMWHDFIYRMKLEESCSNKTAVAGLRLINPMDWRTIHLPEQLFFLYFPLKPFILLLRKIKKAK; this is translated from the coding sequence ATGAAATCTGTCAATCAAAAAAATAGCATCAATCAATATCTGGTAGATCCTGAATACCGGTTCTTATTTCAATGTTGCCGTGCAGTGTTTTCCTGCGAAGAAGTTTCTTATCCCAAAGACATACAACAGGATAGATTTCTTAAGATATTACGGTATCATAAACTGGTACCACAGTTATATCCATTATTGAAACAATGTAAAGAATTACCGGACACTCTGTTAAGAGAGGTACAGAACTTACTGGAAGAACACCAACAGAAAATTCTCAAATTATCAGGAGAATTGGTATTGCTTGCCCGTTTATTTGCCCGGCATCAGATTTCATGGCTTTGTGTGAAAGGACCGGCTTTATCTGTTCAGCTATATCATGATGTTGCGATGCGGCAATCAAGTGATCTGGATATCCTGGTGAATGAAGAAGACCTGGATCAGGTAAGACAGTTATTAAAAGAAGCAGGGTATAGAACTTCCTTCGATGAACGGAGCTTGAACAGGAAACAATACCGATATATCCTGGATCATGCTTCCGATCAATCCTTCATACACTCCGAGAAAAACATACATATCGAATTACATTGGCGGTTAACATACGGGAAAAAGGTTTTACCATCCAACAAGGATTTTTTTACCGGGACAACACATGTATCGATCGCCGGACAAGCGATTCCTACAATAGGTGATACCATGCATGCACTTTACTTATGCCGGCATGGAAGTGTACACATCTGGTTTCGTTTGTTTTGGCTATGGGACGTAGCCTATGCTCTCCGGAACATGTCAGATTCAGAGATCAAAAATTTATCCGAACTGGCGCAGAAATATAAAATGAATAAAATACTGGCCCAAAGTGTTTATTTGGCAGAACAGGTATTTGGAATAAATATTTCATCATTACATGCTCAGCTTGCTTATCCTAGAAGCCTTGTTGACACGGCCCTCCAACAGATCATTTTAAAAAACAGAAGGTCGGATAAATTAACTGACATGTGGCATGATTTTATTTACCGGATGAAACTGGAAGAAAGCTGCAGCAATAAAACCGCCGTTGCAGGCCTTCGATTGATCAATCCAATGGATTGGAGGACAATTCATCTTCCGGAACAACTCTTCTTTCTATATTTTCCTCTTAAACCCTTCATTTTACTGTTACGAAAGATTAAAAAAGCGAAGTAA
- a CDS encoding secondary thiamine-phosphate synthase enzyme YjbQ: MIDQFEITLPAFHRGFHLITQYVEKQLPPLPEKGLLHLFLQHTSAGLTINENVDSTVRYDFETIMNRIVPESRQYAHNLEGMDDMPAHVKSSLVGQSLTIPVTHGRMNMGTWQGIYLCEFRNHGGPRRLVMTVFS; the protein is encoded by the coding sequence ATGATCGATCAGTTTGAAATAACACTTCCGGCTTTTCACAGAGGGTTCCATCTTATTACGCAATATGTGGAAAAACAACTTCCCCCGCTGCCTGAAAAGGGATTATTGCATCTCTTTTTGCAACATACTTCTGCCGGACTGACCATTAACGAAAATGTAGATTCTACAGTTCGTTATGATTTTGAAACAATTATGAACCGGATTGTTCCGGAATCGCGACAGTATGCACATAATCTGGAGGGTATGGACGATATGCCTGCACATGTGAAATCATCATTGGTGGGACAATCTTTAACTATTCCGGTTACGCATGGCAGGATGAATATGGGAACATGGCAGGGTATTTATCTGTGCGAATTCAGGAACCATGGTGGTCCACGGCGTTTGGTAATGACTGTTTTTTCCTGA
- the dtd gene encoding D-tyrosyl-tRNA(Tyr) deacylase produces MKVVIQRVSEASVVIDKKVFSKIGQGLLVLVGFGDSDTQKDIDWLCAKIVNMRIFPDTEGKMNLSVMDVQGELLSVSQFTLHASTRKGNRPSFIRAAAPDVSRPLYDSFNRTLEQLLGKPVATGIFGADMKVSLINDGPVTIIMDTESTET; encoded by the coding sequence ATGAAGGTGGTTATTCAAAGAGTGAGCGAAGCTTCTGTGGTAATTGACAAAAAAGTCTTTTCGAAGATCGGGCAGGGGTTACTTGTTTTGGTCGGTTTTGGGGATTCGGATACACAAAAAGACATCGACTGGTTATGTGCTAAAATTGTGAATATGCGTATTTTCCCGGATACGGAAGGAAAAATGAATTTATCGGTAATGGATGTTCAGGGAGAATTATTATCTGTCAGCCAGTTTACTTTGCATGCTTCCACCCGTAAGGGCAACCGTCCTTCATTTATCCGGGCGGCAGCCCCCGACGTTAGCCGTCCATTATACGATTCTTTTAACCGGACATTGGAACAATTATTAGGAAAACCTGTTGCTACAGGAATCTTTGGTGCAGATATGAAGGTTTCCCTTATAAATGATGGTCCTGTAACAATTATTATGGATACTGAATCCACGGAGACTTAA